The Manihot esculenta cultivar AM560-2 chromosome 1, M.esculenta_v8, whole genome shotgun sequence genome has a window encoding:
- the LOC110627417 gene encoding uncharacterized protein LOC110627417 yields the protein MASQEHLDKMQLRQNYRNLWHTDLMNTIRADTPYCCFALWCAPCVSYLLRKRALYNDMSRYVCCAGYMPCSGRCGESKCPELCLATEVFCCFGNSVASTRFLLQDEFNIQTTQCDNCIIGFMFCLQQIACIFSIVAMIVGSDEIQEASQLLSCFADMVYCTVCACMQTQHKIEMDKRDGKFGPQPVMAVPPVQQMSRIDQPFPPSVGYQPQQAFGQPYGYPPPQAQGYPAAGYPPPAYPPSNYPPPGHPPSGYPK from the exons ATGGCTTCTCAGGAACATCTGGACAAGATGCAGCTCCGACAGAACTACCGGAATCTCTGGCACACTGATCTCATGAACACCATTCGAGCTGACACCCCTT ATTGCTGCTTTGCCTTATGGTG TGCGCCATGTGTATCATACTTGCTACGGAAACGAGCACTTTATAATGACATGTCAAG GTATGTCTGTTGTGCTGGTTATATGCCTTGTAGCGGCCGGTGTGGTGAAAGCAAGTGCCCAGAACTTTGTCTTGCCACTGAG GTATTCTGCTGCTTTGGAAATTCAGTGGCCTCTACCCGCTTTCTATTGCAAGATGAATTCAACATTCAGACAACGCAATGTGATAATTGCATTAtt GGTTTTATGTTCTGTCTCCAACAAATCGCATGCATATTCTCCATAGTTGCAATGATTGTTGGGAGTGATGAAATTCAAGAAGCTTCCCAATTACTTTCATGTTTTGCTGATATGGTGTATTGCAC GGTTTGCGCCTGTATGCAG ACGCAACATAAGATCGAAATGGATAAACGAGATGGCAAATTTGGGCCACAACCAGTGATGGCAGTGCCTCCTGTTCAGCAGATGTCGCGCATTGATCAGCCTTTTCCTCCTTCCGTTGGATACCAACCTCAACAGGCATTTGGACAGCCCTATGGTTATCCACCTCCTCAGGCTCAAGGCTATCCTGCTGCAGGTTATCCTCCACCTGCTTATCCTCCATCCAATTACCCACCACCTGGACATCCACCTTCTGGCTATCCAAAGTGA